One region of Peromyscus eremicus chromosome 4, PerEre_H2_v1, whole genome shotgun sequence genomic DNA includes:
- the LOC131907842 gene encoding olfactory receptor 4F3/4F16/4F29-like — MDGGNHSVVSEFLLLGLTNSWRIQILLFLFFTVFYVASMLGNLLIVLTIISDHHLHSPMYFLLANLSFLDTGVSSIATPKMIYDLFRKHKVISLNGCITQMFFIHTVGGTEMVLLIVMAYDRYIAICKPLHYLTIMSLRMCIFLLALAWIIGLIHSVAQLAFVVNLPFCGANKMDSFYCDFPRFIKLACTDTYRLEFLVTANSGFISMATFFILVVSYIFILVTVRKHSSGASSKALSTLSAHITVVVFFFGPCIIVYVWPFPTLPIDKFLAIFDVIITPFMNPVIYTLRNKEMKVAMRRLFIRALSFKKFFHLEFKSF; from the coding sequence ATGGATGGAGGAAATCACTCTGTGGTATCAGAATTTTTGTTGCTGGGCCTCACTAATTCATGGAGAATTCAGATTCTCCTTTTTCTGTTCTTCACAGTATTTTATGTAGCAAGCATGCTGGGAAATCTTCTCATTGTGCTCACAATCATCTCAGACCATCACCTGCACTCCCCCATGTACTTCCTGCTGGCAAACCTCTCCTTCTTAGACACAGGTGTGTCCAGCATTGCTACTCCAAAGATGATTTATGACCTCTTCAGGAAGCACAAAGTCATCTCCCTGAATGGGTGCATCACTCAGATGTTCTTCATTCACACTGTCGGAGGAACAGAGATGGTGCTGCTCATAGTCATGGCCTATGACCGGTACATTGCTATCTGTAAGCCCCTTCACTACCTCACCATCATGAGTCTAAGAATGTGCATTTTTCTTTTGGCTCTGGCTTGGATCATTGGTCTTATCCATTCTGTGGCCCAACTGGCTTTTGTTGTAAATTTACCCTTCTGTGGAGCTAATAAAATGGATAGCTTTTATTGTGATTTTCCTCGGTTCATCAAACTTGCAtgtacagacacatacagactGGAGTTCCTGGTCACTGCCAACAGTGGTTTCATCTCCATGGCCACCTTCTTCATCCTGGTTGTGTCTTACATCTTCATCCTGGTCACGGTCCGGAAACACTCCTCAGGTGCTTCCTCCAAGGCCCTCTCCACTCTCTCGGCTCACATCACTGTGGTGGTTTTCTTCTTTGGTCCTTGCATTATTGTCTATGTGTGGCCTTTCCCTACGTTACCCATAGATAAATTTTTAGCAATTTTTGATGTCATCATCACTCCTTTTATGAATCCTGTCATCTATACACTTAGAAATAAGGAGATGAAGGTTGCAATGAGGAGACTCTTTATTAGGGCTTTAAGTTTCAAAAAATTCTTTCATTTAGAGTTCAAGAGTTTCTGA
- the LOC131908461 gene encoding olfactory receptor 4F3/4F16/4F29-like: MEGTNHSVVSEFMFVGLTNSWKMQVLLFVFASVFYMASMMGNSLIILTVASDPHLHSPMYFLLANLSFIDLGVSCVTCPKMIYDLFRKRKVISFRGCITQIFFIHVIGGVEVVLLIGMAYDRYVAICKPLHYLTIMNAKMCIFILVSAWVVGLMHSLVQFVYIVNLPFCGPNILDSFYCDLPRFIRLACIDTNQLELMVSANSGFISVGSFFILAISYIVVIVTVQKHSSGGSSKALSTLSAHISVVVLFFGPLIFVYTWPSPSTHLDKYLAIFDAVGTPFLNPVIYTLRNQEMKTAMKRVCRQLLKYGKIS, translated from the coding sequence ATGGAAGGAACAAATCACTCTGTGGTATCAGAATTCATGTTTGTGGGACTCACCAACTCCTGGAAGATGCAAGTACTTCTCTTTGTGTTTGCTTCAGTGTTTTATATGGCAAGCATGATGGGGAACTCCCTCATCATTTTGACAGTGGCTTCTGACCCTCACTTACACTCTCCAATGTACTTTCTGCTGGCCAATCTCTCCTTTATTGATTTAGGTGTTTCATGTGTCACTTGTCCCAAGATGATTTATGACCTGTTCAGAAAGCGCAAAGTCATCTCCTTTAGAGGTTGCATCACTCAAATCTTCTTCATCCATGTCATCGGTGGTGTGGAGGTGGTGCTGCTTATAGGCATGGCTTATGACAGATATGTAGCCATATGTAAGCCTCTCCATTATTTGACCATTATGAATGCCAAAATGTGCATTTTCATCTTAGTATCTGCGTGGGTGGTTGGCCTTATGCATTCCCTggttcagtttgtttatatagttaaTTTGCCTTTCTGTGGACCAAACATTTTGGACAGTTTTTACTGTGACCTTCCTCGATTCATCAGACTTGCTTGCATAGATACCAACCAATTAGAATTAATGGTATCAGCCAACAGTGGATTCATTTCTGTAGGCTCCTTCTTCATACTGGCCATATCTTATATTGTTGTAATAGTCACTGTTCAAAAACATTCCTCAGGTGGTTCCTCCAAAGCCCTGTCTACACTCTCTGCTCATATTTCTGTTGTGGTCCTGTTCTTCGGCCCTTTGATATTTGTTTATACATGGCCTTCCCCCTCCACACACCTGGATAAGTATCTGGCCATATTTGATGCTGTTGGTACTCCTTTTCTGAACCCTGTGATCTACACACTGAGGAATCAAGAAATGAAGACAGCAATGAAGAGAGTATGCAGACAGCTCCTGAAATACGGGAAGATCTCCTAA